The following are encoded in a window of Brevibacillus sp. DP1.3A genomic DNA:
- a CDS encoding glycosyltransferase, with protein MKKILIFSASIGNGHNQAARAMQESLAENGCTSMIIDTLEYISPTFHKILLESYMNLLRLSPKMWGRIYHNTEKTRFFDMNVLMNKLLANKLKKLINSVQPDAFIATHPFASCMLSVLKGRNDWKEPIYTIITDYTIHPSWINHHINYYFIGHEQLYYLLDVYRQDHQKFIPMGIPIMKKFSLPLEPELIREKLGLAPGQKSIILSGGGLGLGSMEKVLDGLEEINIPLKTFVLTGTNDKLYNKVINRTYRHEVVPLKFINNFHEYLETADLIVTKSGGLTSAEVMSKRVPMIVYNPLPGQEERNSHFLLNNGCAVHANLSEQLIYFIDELLHSPSKVDYMRRMGQKISKPDAAQRITEFIMDDMNMLPGEVE; from the coding sequence ATGAAAAAAATTCTAATCTTTTCCGCTTCCATCGGTAACGGACACAACCAGGCAGCGCGAGCCATGCAAGAAAGCTTGGCTGAGAATGGTTGCACATCAATGATCATCGATACGTTGGAATATATTAGCCCCACCTTTCACAAGATTTTGCTGGAAAGCTATATGAATCTGTTAAGGCTGTCACCTAAGATGTGGGGCAGAATTTACCATAATACAGAAAAAACCCGTTTCTTCGATATGAATGTGCTGATGAATAAATTATTGGCAAACAAACTGAAAAAGCTGATCAACAGTGTACAGCCTGATGCCTTTATTGCTACGCATCCGTTTGCAAGCTGTATGCTCTCCGTACTGAAAGGAAGAAATGATTGGAAGGAACCAATCTATACGATCATTACTGACTATACCATCCATCCTTCATGGATTAATCACCATATCAATTATTACTTTATCGGCCATGAACAACTGTATTACCTGTTAGACGTTTATCGACAGGACCATCAAAAATTCATTCCGATGGGCATTCCCATCATGAAAAAATTCAGTTTGCCATTGGAACCCGAACTGATTCGGGAAAAGCTGGGCCTCGCTCCTGGACAAAAGAGCATTATTCTTTCAGGGGGCGGATTGGGTCTTGGCTCGATGGAAAAGGTATTAGATGGGCTAGAAGAGATTAACATTCCTCTGAAAACCTTTGTGTTAACAGGGACAAACGACAAGCTGTACAATAAAGTGATAAATCGTACGTATCGCCATGAAGTCGTTCCACTAAAATTCATCAATAACTTCCACGAATACTTGGAGACAGCTGATTTAATTGTCACCAAATCAGGCGGACTTACATCAGCTGAAGTAATGAGTAAACGGGTACCCATGATTGTTTACAACCCTCTGCCTGGACAGGAAGAGAGGAACAGCCACTTTTTGCTCAATAATGGATGCGCGGTACATGCGAATCTGTCAGAGCAATTGATTTACTTTATCGATGAACTATTGCATAGCCCGTCCAAGGTGGATTATATGCGTAGAATGGGACAGAAAATCTCAAAGCCAGATGCTGCACAACGAATTACCGAGTTCATCATGGATGATATGAATATGTTGCCAGGAGAAGTAGAATAG
- a CDS encoding HAD hydrolase-like protein — translation MTVPFAILFDMDGTLLQTEKLSTPAFIRTFDQLRQKGLWQGETPDERELINVLGMTIEQIWDKLLPGASEEAIRSADAFLLDNEIQLLKERVTELYPDVKSILETLREKGFALFVASNGQEEYIDAICQEYELKPLMTDLYSAGRFRTHSKNDLVAKLLSDYKIGQAIMVGDRHSDVEAGKTNGLFTIGCDFGFAKPGELDGADVIITSFSQLLNHLPAIDTNTQEQT, via the coding sequence ATGACTGTACCATTCGCCATATTATTTGATATGGATGGCACGTTACTACAAACAGAAAAGCTGTCGACCCCTGCATTTATTCGAACGTTTGACCAGCTTCGTCAAAAGGGGCTATGGCAAGGGGAAACCCCTGACGAACGTGAACTGATCAATGTACTGGGAATGACGATCGAGCAGATCTGGGACAAATTACTGCCGGGTGCGAGTGAGGAAGCCATTCGCTCAGCCGACGCCTTCTTGCTAGACAATGAAATCCAGTTACTCAAAGAAAGAGTGACCGAGCTATATCCGGATGTAAAATCAATCTTGGAAACGCTGCGTGAGAAAGGATTTGCTTTGTTTGTAGCAAGCAATGGGCAGGAAGAGTACATCGATGCCATTTGTCAGGAATACGAGTTAAAGCCGCTGATGACCGATCTGTACTCAGCTGGCCGTTTCCGCACGCATTCCAAAAATGACCTAGTTGCAAAATTGTTGTCTGATTACAAAATCGGGCAGGCCATCATGGTAGGAGATCGTCACTCCGACGTGGAAGCAGGCAAGACAAACGGTTTATTTACCATTGGTTGCGACTTTGGTTTTGCGAAACCAGGCGAGCTTGATGGGGCAGATGTCATCATCACCAGCTTCTCTCAGCTACTGAATCATTTGCCAGCAATCGACACCAATACACAAGAACAAACATAA
- a CDS encoding CtsR family transcriptional regulator, translating into MRNISDIIEHHLKGIITNSPNGSIEIQRSELADHFQCVPSQINYVINTRFTVQKGYIVESKRGGGGYIRIRKVQIVSKARLQQLLTEELIGESISQSVGNAIVERLFEEGLVNIREATLMKIATSRNVLTLEAELRDRLRANILKQMIAAILLK; encoded by the coding sequence TTGCGTAACATCTCGGACATCATTGAACATCACTTAAAAGGCATCATTACAAACAGTCCCAATGGATCGATCGAGATTCAGCGTAGTGAGCTTGCCGACCATTTTCAATGTGTGCCGTCTCAGATCAATTACGTCATCAATACGCGCTTTACCGTTCAAAAAGGATACATTGTAGAGAGTAAGCGCGGGGGCGGCGGGTATATTCGCATACGCAAGGTGCAGATTGTCAGCAAAGCACGCTTGCAGCAATTGCTAACAGAAGAACTAATTGGTGAGAGCATCAGTCAGAGCGTGGGAAATGCGATCGTAGAAAGACTATTTGAGGAAGGATTAGTCAACATCAGAGAAGCCACCTTGATGAAAATCGCTACCTCGCGAAACGTATTGACGCTAGAAGCTGAATTGCGGGATCGTTTGCGGGCAAATATTTTAAAGCAGATGATCGCAGCAATCTTGTTGAAGTAA
- a CDS encoding UvrB/UvrC motif-containing protein produces the protein MNCEECGKRPATLHLTKIVNGEKTEYHICEQCAHEKGDVFTGFHNFSINNLLSGLLKFDPMQKNGRETATNKPLQCETCGLTYSQFSKSGRFGCSDCYTFLGDRLDPLFRRIHGNTQHSGKVPERTGGKLKIRKELEQLKQALQSHVASEEFEKAAEMRDRIRALEQKMAQS, from the coding sequence ATGAACTGTGAGGAATGCGGAAAACGACCGGCGACACTGCATTTGACGAAAATCGTCAATGGCGAAAAAACCGAATACCATATTTGCGAGCAATGTGCTCATGAAAAAGGGGACGTCTTTACCGGCTTTCACAACTTCAGCATCAACAATCTCCTGTCAGGACTTTTAAAATTTGATCCCATGCAAAAGAATGGACGCGAAACGGCAACGAATAAGCCGCTTCAATGCGAAACATGTGGACTCACATATTCTCAATTTAGTAAAAGCGGCCGATTTGGCTGTAGTGATTGCTACACCTTTTTGGGTGATCGACTGGACCCCCTTTTCCGCCGAATTCATGGAAACACACAGCATAGTGGAAAAGTACCAGAGCGGACCGGTGGCAAACTGAAGATCCGTAAAGAGCTGGAGCAACTAAAGCAAGCGCTGCAAAGTCATGTCGCCAGTGAAGAGTTCGAGAAGGCAGCAGAAATGCGCGATCGAATTCGAGCATTGGAACAAAAAATGGCCCAATCGTAG
- a CDS encoding protein arginine kinase has product MSQKQFMQNPWSNWMKGEGPDSDIVISTRLRIARNLRQHPFPLLATDSQGEEVVRKVTEVSDSEAMRKRHQLQVIHMDQINPLEKRVLVEKHLISPHLAEESRKGAVLLREDESVSIMVNEEDHIRIQVLLPGFRLNEAWEIGTKIDDIFEKSLNYAFDETRGYLTSCPTNVGTGIRASVMLHLPALVMTQQISRILQAINQVGLVVRGIYGEGSEALGNLFQLSNQVTLGMSESDILSNLYGVARQIIEQERVARTYLLEHTRVSLEDRIFRSYGILMYARTVESKEAAQRLSDVRLGIDLGIIPNVSPLVLNELLVTTQPGFLQHHAGQKLTPDQRDERRARLIRERLRVVESQE; this is encoded by the coding sequence ATGTCCCAAAAGCAGTTTATGCAAAACCCGTGGAGCAATTGGATGAAAGGAGAAGGTCCTGATTCCGACATTGTCATTAGTACACGGCTGCGTATCGCCCGTAACCTGCGCCAGCACCCCTTTCCGTTATTGGCAACGGACTCGCAGGGCGAGGAAGTCGTCAGAAAGGTAACGGAAGTAAGCGATTCGGAGGCAATGCGCAAAAGGCATCAGCTTCAGGTCATCCATATGGACCAAATTAATCCGTTAGAAAAAAGGGTGCTCGTAGAAAAGCATCTGATTAGCCCTCACCTGGCAGAGGAATCTCGCAAAGGTGCGGTATTACTTCGTGAAGATGAGTCTGTCAGCATTATGGTTAATGAAGAAGACCACATTCGAATACAGGTACTATTACCTGGGTTTCGTTTGAACGAGGCATGGGAAATAGGTACGAAGATAGACGACATTTTTGAGAAAAGCTTGAACTACGCTTTCGACGAAACTCGAGGATATCTTACAAGCTGCCCAACCAATGTGGGTACGGGAATTCGTGCATCTGTGATGCTGCACTTGCCAGCTCTGGTGATGACGCAGCAGATCAGCAGAATTTTACAGGCAATTAATCAAGTTGGTCTAGTCGTTAGAGGAATTTACGGAGAGGGCAGCGAAGCTCTAGGGAATCTTTTTCAGTTATCCAATCAGGTCACACTGGGGATGTCTGAATCGGATATCCTTTCCAATCTCTACGGCGTAGCCAGACAGATTATTGAGCAAGAGCGTGTGGCACGTACTTATTTGCTGGAGCATACACGGGTTTCTTTGGAGGATCGGATTTTTCGGTCGTATGGCATCTTGATGTACGCTCGCACGGTAGAGTCCAAGGAAGCGGCTCAACGTCTGTCCGATGTACGTCTGGGAATTGATCTAGGCATCATTCCGAATGTATCTCCGCTCGTCCTAAACGAACTGTTGGTCACGACACAGCCAGGGTTTTTACAGCACCACGCTGGACAAAAGCTCACTCCGGACCAACGCGATGAAAGAAGGGCAAGGCTGATCCGAGAGCGCCTGCGCGTAGTAGAATCACAAGAGTAA
- a CDS encoding ATP-dependent Clp protease ATP-binding subunit: MMFGRFTERAQKVLALALEEAVRLGHKDIGTEHVLLGLIREGEGIAAKALQSLGLGLDKIQSEVESLIGRGTEQSGSNYTPNYTPRAKKVIELSMDEARKLGHTYVGTEHILLGLIREGEGIAARIMNNLGVSLNKARQQVLQLLGSSEMMASHQPSGGNPAANTPTLDGLARDLTAIARDGGLDPVIGRQKEIERVIQVLSRRTKNNPVLIGEPGVGKTAIAEGLAQKIVNNEIPETLRDKRVMTLDMGTVVAGTKYRGEFEDRLKKIMDEIRQAGNIILFIDELHTLIGAGGAEGAIDASNILKPALARGELQCVGATTLDEYRKYIEKDAALERRFQPIQVDEPTAEDAIRILHGLRDRYEAHHRVKITDEAIEQAVKLSDRYITERFLPDKAIDLVDEAASKVRLQSFTVPPNLKELEGRLEEVRKEKDAAVQSQEFEEAAALRDQEQKLREELDKTKKDWKERQGQLNMEVTPEDIAQVVASWTGIPVLKLKEEETERLLKMEEILHDRVIGQDEAVKSISRAIRRARAGLKDPKRPIGSFIFLGPTGVGKTELARAVAETLFGDEDAMIRVDMSEYMEKHSTARLVGAPPGYVGFDEGGQLTEKVRRKPYSVILLDEIEKAHPDVFNILLQVLDDGRLTDSKGRTVDFRNTVVIMTSNVGASMIKKNTTLGFTTNDSERKYQDMKDKVMDELKKSFRPEFLNRIDEVIVFHSLEQEHIEQIVSLMTDELRKRLKEQDIDFQLTEEAKKVLAKEGFDPAYGARPLRRAIQRHIEDNLSEELLKGTISKGDTVNIEAEEGKLVVKRLEKTKS; the protein is encoded by the coding sequence ATGATGTTTGGACGTTTTACAGAACGAGCACAAAAAGTACTGGCGCTTGCCCTGGAAGAGGCGGTTCGTCTCGGACACAAAGATATTGGGACAGAGCATGTGCTACTGGGACTTATTCGAGAAGGCGAAGGGATTGCGGCAAAGGCACTGCAATCACTTGGGCTTGGCCTCGATAAAATCCAGAGTGAAGTGGAGTCGTTAATCGGGCGAGGAACAGAGCAGTCCGGTAGTAATTACACACCAAACTATACACCTCGCGCCAAAAAGGTTATTGAACTTTCGATGGACGAAGCCCGCAAGCTGGGTCATACCTATGTCGGGACTGAACATATTCTACTTGGCTTGATCCGTGAAGGAGAAGGCATTGCTGCGAGAATCATGAACAATTTAGGCGTTAGCCTGAACAAGGCACGTCAACAGGTACTCCAGCTTCTTGGTAGCTCAGAAATGATGGCATCTCATCAACCGTCTGGAGGGAATCCAGCGGCGAATACGCCGACACTGGACGGCTTGGCAAGGGATCTGACTGCAATCGCTCGTGATGGCGGGCTGGACCCTGTCATCGGTCGCCAAAAGGAAATCGAGCGTGTGATCCAAGTACTTAGCAGACGCACCAAGAACAACCCTGTTTTGATTGGGGAGCCTGGTGTCGGGAAAACAGCTATCGCAGAAGGTCTTGCCCAAAAAATCGTGAACAACGAAATTCCGGAGACCCTTCGTGATAAACGAGTCATGACACTGGATATGGGAACCGTTGTTGCGGGAACCAAATATCGCGGTGAGTTCGAAGATCGTCTGAAAAAAATCATGGACGAAATTCGCCAAGCAGGAAACATCATCCTATTTATTGATGAGCTGCACACCCTGATTGGTGCAGGTGGAGCAGAAGGCGCAATTGATGCCTCCAACATTTTGAAGCCTGCTCTGGCACGTGGCGAGCTACAGTGCGTAGGTGCCACAACGCTGGATGAATATCGCAAGTACATCGAAAAAGACGCGGCACTGGAGCGTCGTTTCCAACCGATTCAGGTTGATGAACCGACAGCGGAGGATGCTATTCGTATTCTGCATGGCCTTCGTGATCGTTACGAAGCCCACCATCGTGTCAAAATTACCGACGAAGCAATCGAGCAGGCAGTAAAACTGTCTGACCGCTATATTACGGAACGCTTCCTGCCTGACAAGGCCATCGACTTGGTCGACGAGGCGGCATCCAAAGTTCGCTTGCAATCCTTTACGGTTCCACCAAACCTCAAAGAGCTGGAGGGACGTCTGGAAGAGGTGCGCAAGGAAAAAGACGCTGCCGTGCAATCACAAGAGTTCGAGGAAGCAGCAGCACTTCGCGATCAGGAGCAAAAACTGCGTGAGGAACTGGATAAAACGAAAAAAGACTGGAAAGAGCGCCAAGGTCAGCTGAACATGGAGGTTACGCCAGAAGATATCGCACAAGTAGTAGCGAGTTGGACGGGTATTCCTGTGTTGAAGCTGAAGGAAGAAGAGACAGAGCGCTTGCTGAAGATGGAAGAGATTTTGCACGATCGCGTCATTGGTCAAGATGAAGCAGTAAAATCCATCTCGCGTGCGATTCGCCGTGCCCGTGCTGGTCTGAAAGACCCAAAACGTCCAATCGGCTCGTTTATCTTCCTAGGACCTACTGGTGTGGGTAAAACTGAATTGGCTCGTGCCGTGGCAGAGACGCTTTTCGGTGACGAGGATGCAATGATTCGTGTGGATATGTCCGAGTACATGGAGAAGCATTCCACCGCTCGTCTGGTAGGTGCCCCTCCTGGCTACGTAGGCTTTGACGAAGGCGGTCAGCTGACCGAAAAAGTGCGTCGCAAGCCTTACTCCGTCATTTTGCTGGACGAAATCGAGAAGGCTCACCCAGACGTATTTAACATCCTCTTACAAGTACTGGATGATGGTCGTCTGACAGACTCCAAGGGACGTACCGTCGATTTCCGCAACACGGTTGTCATTATGACTTCCAACGTCGGAGCCAGCATGATCAAGAAAAATACGACGCTCGGCTTCACAACCAACGATTCGGAAAGAAAGTATCAGGATATGAAAGACAAAGTCATGGATGAGCTGAAGAAAAGCTTCCGTCCTGAGTTCTTGAACCGTATCGACGAAGTCATCGTGTTCCACTCCTTGGAGCAAGAGCACATCGAGCAAATCGTATCTCTCATGACAGACGAGCTGCGTAAACGTTTGAAAGAGCAAGACATTGATTTCCAACTGACCGAAGAAGCTAAGAAAGTATTGGCAAAAGAAGGGTTTGATCCGGCTTATGGTGCACGTCCTCTGCGTCGTGCTATCCAGCGCCACATCGAGGATAATTTGTCCGAGGAATTGCTCAAGGGCACGATCAGTAAAGGCGATACCGTCAATATCGAAGCCGAAGAAGGCAAGCTGGTTGTCAAGCGCCTCGAAAAAACGAAATCATAA
- the radA gene encoding DNA repair protein RadA → MSKYKTKYACQECGYESPKWMGKCPGCSSWNTLVEEVTVKNAHRHEGMSGGQRQSAIPLTQVASEEEPRMDTTIGELNRVLGGGLVPGSLILVGGDPGIGKSTLLLQTSFALAHQGAKVLYVSGEESAKQIKIRADRLHLQTPPMFVLAENDLDLIEQHINQVDPDVLIIDSIQTVFHPTIQSAAGSVAQVREATAQLMRIAKGKGIGTFIVGHVTKEGSIAGPRMLEHMVDAVLYFEGERHNTFRILRAVKNRFGSTNEIGIFEMKDRGLEEVANPSEIFLAERPFGVAGSTVVASMEGTRPVLVELQALVAPTSFVTPRRTATGVDHQRVAMIMAVLEKRMGMMLQNQDAYVNVAGGVRLDEPAVDLAIAVSIASSFRDHATNPHDVVIGEIGLTGEVRGVSRIEQRVREAHKLGFKRVIIPEKNIRGLDAPADIQVIGVSNIADALNEVIRR, encoded by the coding sequence ATGTCAAAGTATAAAACGAAATACGCGTGTCAAGAATGTGGCTATGAATCACCAAAATGGATGGGAAAATGCCCAGGCTGCAGCAGCTGGAACACCTTGGTGGAAGAAGTGACGGTAAAAAATGCACATCGTCACGAAGGGATGAGCGGCGGCCAGCGTCAATCTGCGATTCCATTGACCCAGGTAGCCAGTGAAGAAGAGCCACGCATGGATACGACAATCGGAGAATTGAATCGTGTACTTGGTGGAGGACTTGTTCCGGGTTCACTCATTTTGGTTGGGGGAGACCCCGGAATTGGGAAATCGACATTGCTTTTGCAGACATCTTTTGCCTTGGCTCATCAAGGGGCGAAGGTTCTCTATGTATCTGGAGAGGAGTCGGCAAAGCAAATCAAAATTCGCGCGGATCGACTCCATTTGCAAACGCCACCGATGTTTGTATTGGCAGAAAATGATTTGGATTTGATCGAACAGCATATTAATCAAGTAGACCCGGATGTGCTGATTATTGACTCGATCCAGACCGTGTTTCACCCGACGATCCAATCGGCTGCTGGAAGTGTCGCGCAAGTGCGGGAGGCGACTGCCCAATTGATGCGGATTGCAAAAGGGAAAGGAATTGGTACCTTCATTGTCGGTCACGTTACCAAGGAAGGATCTATCGCCGGTCCGCGTATGCTTGAGCACATGGTAGATGCTGTTCTTTATTTTGAAGGAGAGCGCCACAATACGTTTCGAATTTTGCGCGCCGTCAAAAACCGTTTTGGTTCGACAAATGAAATCGGTATTTTCGAGATGAAGGATCGCGGTTTGGAGGAAGTGGCGAATCCATCTGAGATATTTTTGGCAGAGCGTCCATTTGGTGTTGCGGGTTCGACAGTCGTAGCCAGTATGGAGGGCACACGTCCCGTCTTGGTTGAGCTGCAAGCTCTCGTTGCCCCGACCAGCTTTGTAACCCCTCGGAGAACGGCAACAGGGGTCGATCATCAGCGTGTGGCGATGATCATGGCAGTGTTAGAAAAGCGCATGGGCATGATGCTGCAAAATCAGGATGCTTATGTAAACGTAGCAGGTGGGGTCAGATTGGATGAGCCAGCGGTTGATTTGGCGATTGCCGTAAGCATTGCAAGCAGTTTCCGTGACCACGCTACCAATCCGCATGATGTCGTTATCGGAGAGATTGGTTTGACTGGAGAGGTGCGCGGTGTCTCCCGTATCGAGCAACGAGTACGAGAAGCACATAAGTTAGGGTTTAAGCGTGTCATCATCCCGGAGAAAAACATCCGTGGTCTGGATGCGCCAGCTGATATTCAAGTAATTGGTGTGAGCAATATTGCCGATGCGTTGAATGAGGTGATAAGGAGGTAG
- the disA gene encoding DNA integrity scanning diadenylate cyclase DisA has protein sequence MQGNIKRAPQFGDVLRLVAPGTQLREGLENVLRAKTGGLIVIGCGPEMKSIVDGGFSINCDFSPAHLYELAKMDGAIIVSEDAKRILYANTQIFPPSSIPTSETGTRHRTAQRTAIQTNHLVIAISQRRNVITLYQGNFRYVLSEISVILAKANQAVSTLEKYKAVLDQTLTNLGALEFEELVTLHEVASVLQRIEMVLRIKTEVSKYICELGVEGRLVSMQLEELVSNIEEEAHMLIRDYSRDPSYSPDLVLRDMKKLNSEEMLELTSFLRTLGYSSNASMLDESVSPRGYRILYKIRRLPVTIISNLVEHFHHLPRIMMATIQELDEVEGIGEVRARAIKEGLKRIQEQVFIDRHI, from the coding sequence ATGCAGGGGAACATCAAAAGAGCTCCGCAATTCGGTGATGTGCTTCGTCTCGTGGCACCCGGCACACAGCTTCGTGAAGGGTTGGAAAATGTTTTACGGGCCAAAACCGGGGGCTTGATCGTCATTGGGTGCGGTCCAGAGATGAAGTCGATTGTCGATGGCGGTTTTTCCATCAATTGTGATTTTTCTCCTGCCCATTTGTATGAATTAGCGAAGATGGATGGGGCGATTATAGTAAGTGAAGACGCAAAACGCATCCTGTACGCGAATACGCAAATCTTCCCACCCTCCTCAATCCCCACGAGCGAGACGGGGACACGGCATCGTACAGCGCAACGGACAGCCATTCAAACGAATCATCTGGTCATTGCGATCTCTCAGCGCCGCAATGTGATCACACTGTATCAGGGGAATTTCCGGTATGTCTTAAGCGAAATCAGCGTCATTTTGGCCAAGGCGAATCAAGCTGTATCTACCCTAGAGAAATACAAGGCCGTGCTTGATCAAACACTGACGAATCTCGGTGCGTTAGAATTCGAGGAGCTCGTTACGTTACATGAAGTTGCCTCGGTTTTGCAACGGATTGAGATGGTTTTACGTATTAAAACAGAGGTCTCCAAATACATATGTGAGCTAGGGGTAGAAGGAAGGCTCGTCAGTATGCAGTTGGAGGAACTGGTCTCAAACATTGAGGAAGAGGCCCATATGCTTATTCGGGATTATTCCCGAGATCCATCCTATTCACCTGATCTCGTGCTTCGGGATATGAAAAAATTGAACTCGGAGGAAATGCTGGAGCTCACTTCCTTTTTGCGAACGCTGGGATATTCCTCCAATGCCAGTATGCTGGATGAATCCGTTTCCCCTAGAGGATATCGGATCCTGTACAAGATCCGGCGGCTGCCCGTTACGATCATCTCAAATCTGGTAGAGCATTTTCATCATCTGCCGCGAATTATGATGGCAACGATCCAGGAATTAGACGAAGTAGAAGGCATTGGCGAGGTCCGAGCGAGAGCCATTAAAGAGGGGCTGAAACGAATTCAAGAACAAGTGTTCATTGACAGACACATTTAA
- the pssA gene encoding CDP-diacylglycerol--serine O-phosphatidyltransferase has product MFVKSLPNILTVSNLFLGVLAIILAFRGDQYVEYAAITVIIGMLADGLDGRVARMLNAQSEFGKELDSLSDVITFGIAPAFIMYVVVLQHFDLLGILITAIFPICGALRLARFNVQAGVPGYFIGLPITAAGGVLATLALYHQVFTPVLLAVSMLLLAFLMVSKVKYPNFKKVGIPKSAYWITPIIIAIVVVVAIKYPQQFPKIVFLPLAFYALYGIKKNVDFLVKKLRKRKNKEEESVPFE; this is encoded by the coding sequence ATGTTCGTGAAATCGTTACCGAACATACTAACCGTAAGCAATTTGTTTCTGGGAGTTTTAGCAATTATTCTTGCGTTTCGAGGCGATCAATACGTCGAATATGCAGCGATCACTGTGATCATTGGTATGCTGGCAGACGGGCTGGATGGACGTGTAGCTCGTATGCTAAATGCCCAAAGTGAGTTCGGGAAGGAATTGGATTCCCTTTCTGACGTCATTACATTTGGGATTGCGCCAGCGTTCATCATGTATGTTGTCGTCTTGCAACACTTTGATTTGCTTGGGATTCTCATTACAGCCATTTTTCCGATCTGTGGTGCGCTGCGTTTGGCGCGTTTTAACGTACAGGCCGGGGTTCCGGGGTATTTCATCGGTTTGCCGATTACGGCAGCGGGGGGCGTACTGGCTACGCTCGCACTTTATCACCAAGTTTTCACTCCGGTATTGCTTGCCGTAAGTATGTTGCTGCTTGCCTTTTTGATGGTATCAAAGGTCAAGTATCCTAACTTTAAAAAAGTGGGGATTCCAAAGTCTGCTTACTGGATCACACCCATTATCATCGCGATTGTGGTTGTTGTAGCGATTAAGTATCCGCAGCAATTTCCAAAAATCGTCTTCCTGCCACTTGCTTTTTATGCACTGTACGGAATAAAAAAAAACGTTGACTTTCTTGTCAAAAAATTACGCAAGCGTAAAAACAAAGAGGAAGAATCCGTTCCGTTCGAATAG
- a CDS encoding PIN/TRAM domain-containing protein, which produces MLRRVGKFIFVLIGGGLGYRFGDELFSLLDPLLNFGVVAGSQYIGAVLGAILFFFLANWVVDYVLRIVRWGEETLVKMPVVDVMFGAMGLISGLIIAFLLFLPISKIPIPFVGDLLPLIVSGLLGYLGFQVGFRKRDEIMSVFSIGRKDKKKESATSATTLENKILDTSVIIDGRIADICRTGFLEGVLVIPGFVLEELQHIADSSDVLKRNRGRRGLDILNKIQKEMKVKVQIWEGDFEEVSEVDSKLIKLAKLIGGKVVTNDFNLNKVCELQGVAVLNINDLANAVKPVVLPGEEMNVQVIKDGKEHGQGVAYLDDGTMIVVEGGREYIGNDVDVLVTSVLQTSAGRMIFAKPKLLERAL; this is translated from the coding sequence ATGTTACGCCGAGTAGGAAAATTCATTTTTGTTTTGATTGGTGGCGGATTAGGGTATCGATTTGGTGACGAATTGTTCTCGTTGCTCGATCCACTGTTAAACTTTGGTGTAGTAGCCGGATCGCAATATATTGGAGCTGTACTAGGTGCCATCTTGTTTTTCTTTTTAGCGAATTGGGTTGTGGATTATGTTCTGCGCATCGTTCGATGGGGTGAAGAGACACTCGTCAAAATGCCGGTTGTCGATGTGATGTTCGGAGCGATGGGGTTGATTAGTGGTCTTATTATTGCATTCTTATTATTCCTGCCCATCAGTAAAATTCCGATTCCATTTGTAGGAGATCTTTTGCCGTTAATTGTTTCCGGGTTGCTTGGTTATTTGGGCTTCCAGGTAGGATTTCGCAAGCGGGACGAGATTATGTCGGTATTTTCGATTGGACGTAAGGATAAGAAAAAGGAAAGTGCAACATCCGCCACTACCTTGGAAAATAAAATTCTCGATACCAGTGTCATCATTGACGGACGCATCGCAGATATTTGCCGTACCGGCTTTCTGGAAGGGGTACTAGTCATTCCGGGATTTGTGCTAGAGGAGCTGCAGCATATCGCCGATTCCTCCGATGTACTGAAGAGAAACCGCGGTCGTCGTGGTCTGGATATCTTGAACAAGATTCAAAAAGAAATGAAGGTAAAGGTCCAGATTTGGGAAGGCGATTTTGAAGAAGTATCCGAGGTGGATAGCAAGCTGATCAAGCTCGCTAAGCTCATTGGCGGAAAGGTCGTAACAAACGACTTTAACCTGAACAAGGTATGTGAGCTGCAAGGTGTTGCGGTATTGAACATCAATGATTTGGCGAATGCAGTCAAGCCCGTAGTTTTACCTGGAGAAGAGATGAACGTTCAAGTCATCAAGGATGGGAAAGAGCACGGTCAGGGTGTCGCTTATCTGGACGATGGCACGATGATTGTTGTAGAGGGCGGACGAGAATACATTGGAAACGACGTCGATGTTCTCGTAACGAGTGTGCTGCAAACTTCAGCAGGACGTATGATCTTCGCCAAACCAAAGTTGCTGGAACGAGCGTTATAG